The genomic segment AAGGctttcatacatttttacattgttatcagatcatgtaaatatacatatttcaGTCAACAATaaatctatgtatgtatgtatgttccTACTACTCCGATCTGATGATTAACAATTAAAATTAGCTAATGCTGCATAAATGGGATGGTCTTTCATGTCTATGTTTATGTCTGTGGCTTTTGACTCCATAAAGAGTAAAAGTCATGTCTATTTGTGGTCCCTCATCACAGGTTATGGTCTCTGGGAGGACGTGAACTGCTTGTGCTTTTAGACCTTTAAACACTcaagattaaaatattttacagttgtttctgtcagtgtcagaagaaatgattcaaaacaaaatgttcccctgaatgctgaaaaactacCCCATTAGAAGATTGCAAGTTAATCGAAATTTTCTAAGGGGCCGTGCAATATACCCTGAAGAGATTTTCACAGGCCAAGTCACTTTCTTCAAAAGCAGGACCACGTATCTCTACAGAGACCACATCATCTGAAGACCAGAATATTCATATGAGAACAAAAACACCCAGTGTTAATGTGCAGAGAGGCCCAAACAGAGCAAAGCCGTTCTGCTTgtttacaaagaaagaaagtttgAACTTCACCATTGCTTCGCTGCACTGTTACTGTGAGCTCAAATGCTACATGAAAGGTCAGTAAAGCAATGCATAAAACCtgcagttaaaaatgtttgcagaaatattcttaattttttttttttatagggtGTATCTGCAAAACTACTGCCCTGTTTTGCAGAGAGGCATGCCATCCATGATGGCTTTAAGTTGTATGTTGAGGATTAGTTTTGAAGCAGGACAGAAACCTTTAACACAAAGCTGCGTCAGGCCTGTTTGAAATCcaatgtagagaaaaaaaaccccactgcgTCATTACAAGACACTCTGGGGGCACTGGTATAACGCAGATTTAATTCTGCAGACACCTGCGAAAAATCCATGCCAGAAAGAGTGCAAACTGTAATTAAGATAGCGTCCGTgcaatacatttttactttcacaTAATACTAGCAAACTCTTTCAGAATCAATTGactgcattacattacattcaaacAACAATGAAACTAAAAAGCCTGGCGGTGGTCTGTAAACATGAAGCAATGTAAATTCGAATAAGACCAGCTGAACAAACAACTACCTGTCGCCTTTCCTCATTGATAACATCCTGacctgttgccatggcaacctgACACTGCTAACGTGtggttttcctgtttcctgtcttgtTTTTCGGAGCACTGCCTTTCTATAATGACAACACATAAAAGTGCACACAGAAACAGTGCAGCATGACTTCAAGGTCTCCAGTAAAATGGCTGGTTTGAGAGTgttaatactgtacatgtgatgGATGAGACGCATAGAAGGTTTTCATTACTGTAAGAATACGgttgtttcatgttttacaaTACCTACCTGGTGTTTTGTGCCAGGAGTGTGGGCCCGCCCCCTGAGTTGGTCAGGCAGAGGGAGACCAAGTGGATCAACATCATTTTCCAGTGGGATCGCATGTTGTTGAAGAAGACCAGTAAGGTGTGTCCCATCTTAGACACTTAAAGTCATTAATGTAGTATAAATCAACTCCCAAACTGAATGAGGGATGATAGGCCTTTTCCACAAAAGAAATTTTGACATGtaacagtaggaaaagcacagtaGATAATAAAATTGATTgaggctgaattccatttagctgcttcagtgtcAGGGTCCCGGTGCTGTTCACGCTTactctgtcacactgtcatggcttactgggacacttgaataggACAGagccatttttaatttcatcagttacacctgtgctttttctattATGACAAGtcaatgtctgctgtgaaaaaggcctattagCATTCATACTGTCAACAATGTAAGCATAGAGTCACGTCACTGTAGTCATTCGTTTATGCCTGCTCCGGGCTGATCCTGTGTCTCTGTTACCTGTGTCCCTTCAGGTCAAAGTGCAGTGTCAGAAAGGCATCCCTGCCTCGCTCAGAGCTAAGTGCTGGCCTCTGCTGTGTGCAGCCACTGACAGGatgaaacaaagtgaaaacctCTACGAGGCAAGAAAACTCGTTGCAAAGGATGCAGCTAGTGCAGAAACAGTTAGTTGATGAACTGtttaactgattaatttgtagatatttcactgaagtatcttttgtttctgtgccaGTCTCTGGACTCACAGCCTGCTCTGCAGAGCTGGGTGGATGTGATTGAAAGAGACCTGGATCGACAGTTCCCCTTTCATGAAATGTTCCTTTCCAAGGATGGACATGGGTGGGAAACATTTTTGCTTCTACTTTTTTATGTTGACAAGTTCATAGCTACAAAACAgtcctgcagtttttttttttagccctcAGCATACCTCTGCTATTCCCACCCCATCTTTACATTCCTGCTTTCTCTGTCACTCGTCTGCAAAATAATAGTTACTACTTTATTAAGACAAGACAGCAGGCAGTGACAtcatttgatgtattttaaCTCTGTAAAGCCATCTCTCTAGTCAAAAGTAAGTTTGATCTAAACATAATCATGAGTTTTAAACTTGTGGTTTGCGTGCCTCACtattgtggtgtgtgtgtgtctgtgtgtaggcAGCGTGGTTTGTTCCGGGTGTTGAAAGCCTACACTCAGTACCAACCAGAGGAGGGTTACTGCCAGGCACAGGGGCCTGTGGCTGCAGTGCTGCTAATGAACATGCCCGCTGAGGTAGCGATCAATAACGGATTTACCCCTCTGCTAAATAAAGACGCTGTAAACCCATCtcagaaacatttaattaatctgGATTTCACTGTTGACACAAAAGACCTTTTCAGTAACATTGCTTGCTTCATCTATCTGTTAAAATACTGGCATTTTGTCAGTCTGTCCCATGGCACAAATATTTGGTAGTAATAGggtaataaatgttaaaaaaaaaaaaaagctattgtGGCATCTAATGTTCACCTTGTGTAACCCTGGCAGGAGGCCTTCTGGTGTTTGGTGCAGATCAGTGAGCAGTACCTGCCGGGATACTACAGCCCTCTGCTGGTGAGGACATGCACGTCCCCACACATGAACAAAACGTACCTGACACTTTAAAACCTGTTTACCCTGCCATACTCAGATATTTCAGATCTAAGCCAGCAAATGGAATCTGACGGTAGATCTTGTTAACTTGTGCTATAATTTAGCCCCAGTTTAGCAAAAGCTTATGGATCCACTAAGGCAGTGATGAATGTGCAGAGTGTGGATCTCTGTCTGAGCATGCTGCCATGTGTTGCGCAGGAAGGAGTCCTCTTTGATGCAGGTATGCTGACCTGGGTCTTGAAAAGAACGTGTccagctgcacacaaacacctgcagcACCACGGAGTGGAGCCCCTTATGTTTGCCACTGACTGGCTGATGTGTCTGTTCACACGCCACCTGCCGTTCAACACTCTTCTACGAGTCTGGGACCTGTTTTTCTGCTACGGTACATCCTCCACATGGGCTGAGGGTCatacaaatgacatttttctctaaaaggGAGGCAAATTAATGTGTAATTTCATAGACACAATAATCTATATGTCATAATTGTtctatattgtatattttgatattaaaccTAAAGTAATACTGTTGATCATTCACAGAGTCATTTGCAGAATGAGGATTTGTTCGGAAATAATTTACAGCATGTGATGGGTTTGATATGGCTACCAGTGTTCCCCCTGGTGTCATTTCTACCTCTCTCTACCATGCTGATCTCTACTCACTTCTGTGCAGGGGTGCGGGTGCTGCTCCAGGTGGCAGTGGTGCTGGTGCGTCGGGTGCTGGGTCGTGCCGAGCAGAGGAAGCATTGCCAGGGCCAGATGGAGACTCTGGAGAGGCTGAGGGCCGTCAGGGAGCAGGTCCAGGAAGAAGACGACCCCTTTATAGCAGAGgtaaactgacaaaataatgttCCAGACTGTGTTGGCTGCAACAAACTAGACTTGACCTTAATGTAATCAATAACCACAGTAGTTACATTTGTGTTAGCGTCATAATACATTAATTATAACGTAATACTGTACAACTGTAAGAGTGACATAATTGCAGTATAACAAGGGTATCACCGgtgttttccttttcccatCTCCTTTCCCTGCTCTCTCAGGTGTGCTCAGTGCCGCTGTCAGCCCGAGATCTGGAGAAACAGACGGAGAAGGAGCTAGAAAAGTGGAGGAAAGACAGACCATCATCCACCTTCGACCCCAGAGGTCGCTGCCAGGGATACCGGATGGCGTGGACGAGGGCTCGACAGAACGAGGAAGAACaggacaggaaagagagagagaaagggaaccTGTCTGTTCCTCTTTTCCGCTCGGCCTCCACACTGTCACTGTCTCCTTCGCTCCTTAACAGGAGGCTCAGGAAAGGGGGAAAAGTTAACACAGGTGAATGGGAAGGCGGCAGTAAAGTTGTGAGGCATCTTTCAATGGGAGCAAGGGAggactggagaagctggaatgaGTTCAATTTTAAGAAGGTGCAGGGCgttcaggaggaggaggacgtagaggaacacaaaaaacagagtcAGTCGAAAATAACAGGACAAACTGAAGAGAAAGAACTTTTAGAGGAACCTAAGAAGATGGACAAAgtccaaaacaaaccaacagagcAGGCAGAAGAAACAGTAATGGCAAAAGAACAGGTTGAACAAGTCGAAACAAGAATTACTGAAAAGGAGGAAAGCCAACCCAAAGAGACAGAGAACGACAAAAAACTCTcagaacagacagaagaaaaaaatgtggagaCAGAACCAAACCAAGGTCCTGTGAAAGATCAGACTATTGAAATTATTCTTCAGCCAACTGAAAATACCTGTCACCATGAACAGGGAGAGGACCTGGAGTCTTATAGCCAGTCACGAgtcctggaagaaaagaatcaCAAAGACCGGGACCAGGAAATGGAGGTCAGAGACAcaaaggaggagacagaaaaacaaatgtctgaAAGTGAACATTCAGCTGCTGTGGAGGAAAATCTGAGTGAGATACAGAAAGATCCTGATGCAGACACATACTTAAAAGAAGAACAAATGATTCAGGCTGACATTAAACCGAAGGAAAGGACAGAAATTAATAATGAGCAACAGATGCAGGTGGACACAGTCACTGAAGTTTCAGAAACAAGAACTGAGACAAGTCCAggctcagagacagacagcaacTTCGAAGCAGCAACTTCAACAGACCCAGGTCTAAggatagagacagagacacagggagaggtgttcacagagacagaggaaagctCACAGGATGATGCATTTGGAGTAAAATACCACAGTACCGAGTCATTAGCAGAAATAGGAATCAAAGAAGAGTCCAACACCCAAACAGTGacagaaactgaagaaaaagtgagGGAAAATGCAACCACACAGGATGACCTGGAGACTGAAATAGTAAAAATAGATTCAGAACAATACATAGATTCAAAGATAGAGActaaaacagaagcagagacaCTAATCCTGTCTTCACCCAGATGcataaaacaagaagaagacGCAGACGTAGAAGCTGACACAGAGGCTGAAACAGAAATTCCAGTTGCAGACAACAGAGTGAATGAGTCAAGTGAAGAATTTTCTCACTGTTCAGAGAAACAGTATGACGCAGTAGCATCTGAACCTGCccaggaaaaagaagaaataattttGACTGTGCGCTCAGAGGCAGAGGTTGATGATGATCAAACACAAGCAGAAGAAACACCAACTGAAACTCAGACTAATGTGGAGACTACTGACTCTGTAGCACCTCCAGAGGAAGGGAAGACTTCAAAGCAGGCTGAAGCAGTGAATCTCACCACTGAGCCTGATGGGAAAACGAGTTCAGTAGAAATGAGTACCTCTGAGGAACCTGCACCTGAAGAACCGAGAAGCCAGGCCACTATAGGCCCTTTAGAGGAGGAAGAAAGCAGAGTAAATGTTCCAGAAAACACTGTAGGAGAGGATAACGTCTTCATTTCTACTCCTAACGTGACGGACAATCCTCATACTGACAGCAACCCACAGGTGCAAAATAAAGATGATTCTCCGGCTGGGCTGAATAACAGCGGCCTGACACAAGCCTCTGGGCAACGTGgtgatttgtgtgtgcgcaAGCCTTGCAGCTCCCGTGGGTCCAGGTTACAGCGTAGGCTCTCCGAAGATCTCTTCACTGCCCCACAGAAAACTAGCCAATCACAATCTATCCCCAATCACCCAGAAGTTAAACATACACAATCACAGTCCAATCCTGGGGCTGTAAACCCGAGCCAAACTCCCCCTGATGTGACTCAGTCGTCAGAAGTCACCTCGTCAATGTCTGCAGAAGTGACAGAGAGGACAGCGGCAGAGCAGGGGCCAGCCGCCCCCCCTAAACGTTTTGGTCTCTTCCGCAGACTGAGAGGAGAGCAGCCCAAAAAGACAAAGGGAAAAGGGGCACAGAAGATGCAAGTCCCCAAAATCTTGATTCAGGACTTCAGTGACGGAACAGAGACGGGAAAACTGGTTGAGGAAGAGGGTGAGGAGAAACTTAGCtccagggagaggaggaggaggcggagggagcgagagagaagggagaaagaggaagacaggttgaggaagaagaaagaaaaggagatggagaaggagagggagcgagagagcAGGAAACCAAAGACGAGGGGGAAAAGTTTTCAAGTGCAAAAGGAGAGAGGTAGCAATGATCCGTCTCAGTCTGCAAAAACTGGACCACAGACGCTTAGATATTTTGCTTCTTATGCTGAATCTTATTTTTGACAAACGTTGGTAATAGTACCGGAAGGGATGAAGTCTGAAGCACACGGTTATGGCTTTTGGTTGGACTCAGCAGTAGGTCTTACGCAAAGTAAGGTTAAGACATTTAAATTTTCCGCATCAAGGTAGTAGCTGCATTTTGTGTGATAAGGACTTTCTGGGCATTGTTTACATTTAGCCAATGCCATATTTTTGCTGCACCTAATTAAAAGCTTTAACTATAACCAAACACCTCATCCTTCCAGATCCTGTCTCATTGTCCTGTCTGTTGAGGCACTGGTTTGAGAAGCAGACATTACCCTCATCCTAAATCTTTGTCATACTTGAACCTTTtgacatgtaaataaataataaatgatgtgtacatactttgaaaaataagtttgttttatttggaggGACTTTTTTTCGCTGCACCTTGATCACAAACCGAAACTCActccaaacaaaaataaacaggaagtGCTTCATGTCTAGTTTCACATAATCCCAGATTTCCACCATTAACATCATAATCCAATAAAAAGATGGAATAGACTGGCTCTGTACTCTGCCTCTGCACAGTTTTGtcaaggtaaaagaaaaaaaagaaaaaaagaaaaaaaaaaaacacttgtacAAGCcagtaaagatgaaaataaaaggtCCAAGATGTCCATTTCTGCATTTTCAAGTAGTTCAGGTGGCATGGTGTAACAGTAACAAAAGTAGACACGTATGCACCCACTTTCAGGTCAGTCCATCTCTCTCAGTCCACATCCCATCAGTCCACTGTCACTCTACTCAAGTGTCATCCTCACTGTCACTTGCCAGCACTTCCTGAGTTGTCACTGGTTGAGTACTCATCTGAGAAGACGGGGGAAGCACGGATCCAAAGAACAAGGAACAGAACTGTGGGAGGACAACACACAAGGGGAAAATATTATAGGACTATATTTTATCCAAATGTTAGCCACAAGAAATTTATGCAAGTAACATCCAGTCATTTGTCACCTGAGGCCTAGCGCTGACTACACAACTTTTGCCCCGATGCCACTACGAGGCAAGTGTTTGAGTTTTGGCAGTTTGAGGCTTGTCTTGAGCCGTCACAGATGCTATGACAGTAAAATTACatatgttttaatttatctTAACCTCAAAAAAGGTGCGCTTGCAGCGGGAGCACCTTGGGTATTAGTCCGAGAAGGGATATGAGGGGTTATCCAATGAGAACACAAGAGGAAACCAGAGTTGGAGAATGCGTGAGACAGCAGATACAAACATACAACAacttctcttgtgtttttgttcaataTTGCAATCATTTGTTCCAATCACAGACCTCTCTAAGTGGAATAACCTTGTAATCAGTAGACCTAGACTGAGATCAGTTGTGTACTTTGTGAACTCCCACGTCAACATGAAAATGTGGGTTTCaatttctgcagtttttccaGGTAAATTAAGATGAACTATAAACACAATGACATATGCAAATGGAAATTGATTTTGTCTCATCTCTTTTCGTTACATATTGATCTAACTAAACCATACCTTTTTATTAGGTGGTTTGTCTGAATCAGCCgtttcatcttcctcctcctcttcctcccgcTCACTGTGTATCCGTGTCTTGCGATTGGTTAAAGCAGGCTGTTTTGAACATGTGGATTCAGCTAATGGGGCTGTGGTTGAACCTGTAGCAAAAGGACCTGGTGCAATGCTGGTATCCATGGTGATGAGGTAGGAGTCTATGTCATCATTCATGAAGTCATCGGGAGGGGGAGGCGGCGGTGTGTGTGCTCTGAGAGTTGGAAGAGAAATATGACATGCTGAGCTTCAGTGACAGCCCGCTTTCAAATACATTCATtcataatgcaaaaaaaaattcaaacagatCCCAGCTTCCTTAAGTACTTTTTTAGTGAAATTAATTCAGTGACATTTCTCCCTATTGTTGTACTGGTGTtatgatgaaaatgtcacatgCATGATGATTTTTCATTGCACAAGAATTGTTTAAAATCTGCTAAGCAGCATCAAAGGTACTGCTTGCgatggataaattaaaaaaatgaaactcacTGGAGGTTGTACTGTTCATGAGAATAGCGATTTTAGTCCTGATATCAGGCAGAAAATCTTCTCCCCTTATTGTGCAGAGAAGCCACAACAACTGGTGTATGGAGACCCAAGTATAGACAGACACTCTTTCAAAAGTGCCATTTACTTTCTACAGGTCGTGTCCCTCAAACCCCGAGTGTGCTGGCAGGCAGGCTGGAGAAGTATGTTGTACACAATTTTCACAGAGATCACAGACGGTTTAAAagaggcattaaaaaaatgccaaGTTGAAAAAATTCTTAATTGAAAGCACCAATCCACCCAGTGAGAGGCAGACCTGAACACTCACCCCTGCCCACGTCTATTACTTAGCCTGTGCTCCATTTATGATAAGTGAAGATTGTGGAAGTGTGGAAATTCGGCCTCACTCACGTCCAATGCATCACATTTATAACTGTGCATTGTAAGATTTCAtgttataatacatttttgaggattAAATGGCCATTTGTGCCAATTCTACAAGCCTGTGACACCAAACTCTAATCAGACTATGCCGCAGAACACTTGTGCTCAAGCTGGACAAATGTGCTGGCTAAAACACCTGCAACTTGCGATCAACTGACTCTCCACTCAGAGAATGTAAATGTCCACCGGGTGGTGTGGCATCCCTTCAGGGTAAGCGCTAGAATTTCCTGCCTGACATTAAAACTGAAGAAACTATTTGGATAATTGGCAAAACAGCTCTATTTTCACTTCTGCCATTGACCTTTTCCAAGACTGACTGACAACTGATTGACAAGAAAAAAGTGTTACCgtccagtgttgtttttacgGCGGTTGGGATCGTCAGAGAGCGTGGCCAGCACAAAGTTCCCCTCCAGGACACTGTCTGTCACTGAAAGCACCACAGGGCTGAAACACGCGTgcacacaaaatgtaaatgtcagtaCACTGCGGTAAAAAAACTGATCAACTGATATTGGTATTTGAGCATGCTTACCTTCCCGGTTCATCAAAGTACATAGAGATAGGGAGACCAGTGGACTCTGCAAACACTAACAAACCCTgaggaaaaaatgacaatagAGGACATAGCAAACCTCATGATGAGAAAACTTAATGCAAGAAATCACCTTACCACAACATATTTTAGCCTCCTCCACCTTGCTCTCAATGTCCCATAAGGACTTCTCTACCTTCTCTGGTCAATTTCCCAACCCTCTCTCTCCCGACTTATCCTACTATTCTTTCGCCCTGTCATCCCTCCCTTTGTCCTCTGTCTCACCCGTAACTCCTTCAGACAAAATGTGACGCTGTTGTGAGTTTGGACAGCAAAATGGTCAAACTCGTCTGAAGCCAGACACAGCTCTGTCAGCATGGCCTTGGACTGCTCTGAGagggaaacaggaagaaaagcaGGAGTGAATGGAGGACAAAAGCAACAAGtttcaaaattataaaattcaaatgtatATTCTTAAATTCTTTTGCTGTTAACTTGCAGAGTTACAAAAACTACCTCTATTGCCTAATTTGAGCCAAGACTAGACACTGCAGTTCTTATGTTCTGCCTTTCTACCACACAAGGGCACCACTGGGTTCGTATATATCCTTTTGTATTACAAAGCTCCATTAAAACACAATGACTCATTAGGGCTGTGGGATTAGTAAATATAATTACATACACTTAAgctatgtttatttttctattttgttttttcttttatggaaAGAagatttgtattaaaaaaaaagcgtgCTCTGACTTTGTAAAGCAAACAAACTTTAATAAGTCAGTTTGTAATTGATGGGTGAACAAACAGATGACCAAGTCACCTGCTTCTTCCTCCACATGGTTCCTGACCCACATCCGTTCATCACTCACTGACACAGTCACTTCTTCCAAAGACGAAGGGAAGTGCACGACTGTGTCCACCAGCAGCCTGAGagcaatggaaaacaaacataacatgAGCTTCTAGTGAGGGAGGTGGACAGAAAGCAGGAAAGCAATACGCTACAGCTACATGAAAGACATTTCAATTTATTtgcaaaccaacaaaaaatgttacagAGAGGGTCCAAGACAGGAAGCAAAGCATGACTCTCACTACTACAATAATTTTTTGTCGGCTGGAttgcaacagcggggccagccctataaatgctaatatccatgactgactgactgactgactgactgactgactgatgaagtgACACAATCGGTCAGCCAGCCAAGTTTTGGAATTTCCACATTGGCTGTTACCCTCAGAATGATTCGGCGCAAACAGTTTTTAATACGTCATCGGGGGCGTTTTTACAGGCactgttgccaatttagcgcctttgtcactagatttaccgactttttaCACCCTTTCAGCGACTTTTCTTTACAAAGGCCCGGACAAATTCAGCGTCTCATTCAATTGTCCGCATGGCAACTGACACAGACTTGAATGAGCGTCTAACTTTCTCACTGAATGATCATtatacaagtaaatatagccgaaatcacagctCAGCCGTGTCTTTAACTTATTTGTatagtgattttgtcagatgacatcaaggttataaaatcaggattttagcagtgcagagcagcagcttgcaaatggcttggaagtgactgctggttaacatgtagtcttaatgggccacgtttcagtcagtatttcattCTTGTcccattgtctgacaacagaaacagaaaaacatgtaaatgagaaaagctttattgggaattcagttgtattaaattaatgtatatgttagcacagacagtaggagagaatcaaacagataaagggcggtccagccatctactaggttttgacctagtcttatACAATAAAGAATGCAGACAGATCTCACAGACCTGGGGTGGGCCCTGAACACGTTGGCACAGCTGTCTTTATCAAAGACTGCCTGTAAGCTTTCACTGTCCTGGAAAGACAGGTTATGTGTCTTCAGCAGGCCTGCAGAGAAAATAccgagacacaaacacatgcatttagAATGCAAtgcaatgaatgaatgatgtgctgcaattaataaaatatgttcCAGTGTAAATGAGACTCAGGCCTTTAGAAATCATCTATGTAAATTATTGTGAATCATCTGATGAGGAAGTGAAGCATTGATACCATGTTTGCAGTGCAGTGTGAAGGTGAGGCGGTTCTTCAGCTTGTCCAGCTCGATGTGACACTTTTCCACTGTCTTCTCCAGAGACGCCAGAGACCTGAACACAGCCTGCACACTCTGACTCATGCAGAGAAGAACAtaagaagggaaaaaataaatacacatatggGGAAAAGACCTACTAAAATATTCTGGCATTAAGCTAATACTCTAAAGTGAAGGTCACATATATGTACCTTACTTTAATTTCTAAAATCTACAAGTTTCCACTTGCCCAACATTTTTACATATGACAATGCAACTGCTTGGTGACAAGCTTTTGAAATTACTGCCATGTACAACTGTTACATCACGGAAGCTGAGAGGAAATGCACGATGCACACAAAGATAAGCACAAGGAAAGTTAGCATTTGAAGTTGAGTACATAAAAGAAATTAATCTGGCTCTTCCCTGAAACATGGAAGTTGGATCAGTCATAGCCAGACATGGTTAGTGCAGTTGCCAGGGGGAATATGGAAAGACTGTGGATTGGCTCagataatttgaaaaaaatacaaatgttttggtttatgttttttgaaaaaaaaaaaaaaaatcaccaatatatatatgatatacatacatatacacacacacacacacacatatatatatatatacatacacatatatacacacacacatatatatatacatatacacacacacacacacacatatatatatatatacatatatacacacacacactatatatatgtgtgtgtgtgtgtgtatatatgtatatatatatatatatatatatatatatatatatatacatatatacatatatacacatatatacatatatatacatatatacatacatacacatacatatatatatatatacacatatatacatacatatatacatatatatacacatatatacatatatatacacatatatacatacatacacatacatatatatacacacatacatatatacacatatatacatacatacacatacatatacatacatacatatatacatacatacatatatacatacatatatatacatatacatatatacatacatacatatatacatatatatacatatatatatatacatacatacatatatatacatatatacacatatatatatatacatatatatatacatacatatatatatacatatatacatatatatatacatatatacatacatata from the Xiphias gladius isolate SHS-SW01 ecotype Sanya breed wild chromosome 23, ASM1685928v1, whole genome shotgun sequence genome contains:
- the tbc1d10c gene encoding ecotropic viral integration site 5 ortholog isoform X3, which gives rise to MLLKKTSKVKVQCQKGIPASLRAKCWPLLCAATDRMKQSENLYESLDSQPALQSWVDVIERDLDRQFPFHEMFLSKDGHGQRGLFRVLKAYTQYQPEEGYCQAQGPVAAVLLMNMPAEEAFWCLVQISEQYLPGYYSPLLEGVLFDAGMLTWVLKRTCPAAHKHLQHHGVEPLMFATDWLMCLFTRHLPFNTLLRVWDLFFCYGVRVLLQVAVVLVRRVLGRAEQRKHCQGQMETLERLRAVREQVQEEDDPFIAEVCSVPLSARDLEKQTEKELEKWRKDRPSSTFDPRGRCQGYRMAWTRARQNEEEQDRKEREKGNLSVPLFRSASTLSLSPSLLNRRLRKGGKVNTGEWEGGSKVVRHLSMGAREDWRSWNEFNFKKVQGVQEEEDVEEHKKQSQSKITGQTEEKELLEEPKKMDKVQNKPTEQAEETVMAKEQVEQVETRITEKEESQPKETENDKKLSEQTEEKNVETEPNQGPVKDQTIEIILQPTENTCHHEQGEDLESYSQSRVLEEKNHKDRDQEMEVRDTKEETEKQMSESEHSAAVEENLSEIQKDPDADTYLKEEQMIQADIKPKERTEINNEQQMQVDTVTEVSETRTETSPGSETDSNFEAATSTDPGLRIETETQGEVFTETEESSQDDAFGVKYHSTESLAEIGIKEESNTQTVTETEEKVRENATTQDDLETEIVKIDSEQYIDSKIETKTEAETLILSSPRCIKQEEDADVEADTEAETEIPVADNRVNESSEEFSHCSEKQYDAVASEPAQEKEEIILTVRSEAEVDDDQTQAEETPTETQTNVETTDSVAPPEEGKTSKQAEAVNLTTEPDGKTSSVEMSTSEEPAPEEPRSQATIGPLEEEESRVNVPENTVGEDNVFISTPNVTDNPHTDSNPQVQNKDDSPAGLNNSGLTQASGQRGDLCVRKPCSSRGSRLQRRLSEDLFTAPQKTSQSQSIPNHPEVKHTQSQSNPGAVNPSQTPPDVTQSSEVTSSMSAEVTERTAAEQGPAAPPKRFGLFRRLRGEQPKKTKGKGAQKMQVPKILIQDFSDGTETGKLVEEEGEEKLSSRERRRRRRERERREKEEDRLRKKKEKEMEKERERESRKPKTRGKSFQVQKERGSNDPSQSAKTGPQTLRYFASYAESYF